A region of Candidatus Bathyarchaeota archaeon DNA encodes the following proteins:
- a CDS encoding DNA polymerase II large subunit, whose translation MFNSQNAYLNFLKQNFFHAYKIAEKARSKGLDPSLTPEPLITMDIAERVEKAVGPKGIASRIRELTKLMPREDVAFKITEEIISGKYNVYGIVAAEQAIRTALSILDEGVTVAPIQGIVKVEEGSNFDGTKYLSIYFAGPIRSAGGTEMALTLIVADYARRLLGLDRYKATQIEAKRFLEELRLYERNVSRFQYKFPDEVIFNAIMNLPIDVNGVETDPIEVSSFRNLPRIKTNRVRGGALRVVNDGLLGRANKVLKIISKLNINGWEWLNGIQSLKNDQKNERRLMFMEEVIAGRPIFSFPSEFYGFRLRYGRARNTGLASIGIHPATMKILKNFIAIGTQLRLEKPGKAGIVVSVETIEPPIVKLKDESVIKVSNLKIAEEIEDKIDKILFLGDILIGFGEFLENNIPLSEPGFVEEWWSEYLRKSFKEKGYEALEEKNIPKERLLNFINDPFTFKPTLQEALIISKYFNIPLHPAYMFFWESLTINDLKYLRSCLLNAKKIVENNFITKILIKYDAQLKFILENLCIPHKIVNNLILIENDNAAVLWICVNPEVSIKDIDKLSIKEAIEKITGIKIRFKGGTFIGARMGRPEKAKRREMKPLVHCLFPIGLFGGTQRNLVEAVEKNKIISVELVNRKCPLCKKSCLSLICKDCGSLTVIERSCPNCNRELNSQEICPSCKKSTVSYKKTFINVSEIFSNACKQLNTYAPKLVKCVKGLSNEMKIPELIEKGILRAKYDLSVFKDGTIRFDATNAVLTHFKPSEVGVSIEKLRSIGYLYDKDGKPLVNGDQLCQLNIQDIIIPRKCGEYFIKVAKFIDELLEKVYELPPFYNINSLEDLVGHLVIGLSPHTSVGVLGRIVGFTNTNVCFAHPIWHAAKRRDCDGDEDSVALVMDVLLNFSKSFLPEKIGGMMDAPLLLNLVVDPKEVARQAFNIETMERFPLEFYENACNQIDSKIAVNLVDIYLNRLGKEEMYKQIPFTHIVNDINSGNHESSYTKFKSMLEKLIEQLDLAEKIRAVEVKEVAKKVVSTHLMRDLAGNLKAFSNQRFRCKKCNAKYRRIPLCGKCLKCGGELSLTVFKGTIEKYLEITKELIEKYDIGEYYRQRLNLISMELQSMFKNCEKQKALSEFI comes from the coding sequence TTGTTTAACTCTCAAAACGCTTATTTAAACTTTTTAAAACAAAATTTTTTTCATGCTTATAAAATTGCTGAAAAAGCACGTAGTAAAGGTTTAGATCCATCATTAACTCCTGAACCTCTTATCACTATGGATATTGCTGAACGAGTGGAAAAAGCAGTAGGTCCTAAAGGAATCGCTTCAAGGATTAGAGAATTAACCAAGCTTATGCCTAGAGAAGACGTTGCATTCAAAATAACTGAAGAAATAATAAGTGGTAAATATAATGTTTATGGTATAGTTGCTGCTGAACAAGCTATTAGGACTGCTCTTTCAATTCTTGATGAAGGTGTTACTGTTGCTCCAATACAAGGGATAGTGAAAGTTGAAGAAGGATCAAATTTCGATGGAACAAAATATTTATCTATTTATTTTGCTGGTCCAATAAGATCCGCTGGTGGAACAGAAATGGCTTTAACCTTAATTGTAGCTGATTACGCTAGAAGACTTTTAGGTTTAGATAGATATAAAGCTACACAAATTGAGGCTAAAAGATTTCTTGAAGAGCTTCGCCTTTATGAACGAAATGTCTCACGTTTTCAATATAAGTTCCCTGATGAAGTAATATTTAATGCTATAATGAATTTACCGATAGATGTAAATGGCGTAGAAACAGATCCTATTGAAGTCTCATCTTTTAGAAATCTTCCTAGAATTAAAACTAATAGAGTTAGAGGAGGAGCTTTAAGAGTTGTTAATGATGGCCTTTTAGGGAGAGCGAATAAAGTTTTAAAAATAATAAGTAAACTTAATATTAACGGTTGGGAATGGCTTAATGGGATTCAAAGTTTAAAAAATGATCAAAAAAATGAACGTAGACTTATGTTCATGGAGGAAGTTATAGCTGGACGACCGATATTTTCTTTTCCATCAGAATTTTATGGATTTAGATTACGTTATGGAAGAGCTAGAAACACAGGGTTAGCTTCAATAGGAATTCATCCAGCAACAATGAAGATTTTAAAAAATTTTATAGCTATTGGAACTCAACTTCGATTAGAAAAGCCGGGAAAAGCAGGTATAGTTGTTTCAGTTGAAACTATAGAGCCTCCAATAGTTAAGTTAAAGGATGAAAGTGTAATTAAAGTGAGTAACCTAAAAATAGCTGAAGAAATTGAAGATAAAATTGATAAAATCCTTTTTTTAGGTGATATTCTTATAGGTTTTGGTGAATTTTTAGAAAATAATATTCCATTATCAGAACCTGGCTTTGTAGAGGAATGGTGGAGCGAATATTTAAGAAAGAGTTTTAAAGAAAAAGGTTATGAAGCTTTAGAAGAGAAAAATATCCCAAAAGAACGGCTTTTAAATTTTATAAATGATCCTTTTACTTTTAAACCTACGCTTCAAGAAGCTTTAATTATCTCTAAATATTTTAATATTCCCCTCCATCCTGCTTACATGTTTTTCTGGGAGTCCCTTACTATAAACGATTTAAAGTATTTAAGAAGCTGTCTTTTAAATGCAAAAAAAATCGTTGAAAATAATTTTATAACAAAAATTTTAATAAAGTATGATGCGCAATTAAAGTTCATTCTTGAAAATTTATGCATCCCTCATAAAATAGTAAACAATTTAATATTAATTGAAAACGATAATGCAGCGGTTTTATGGATATGTGTAAATCCCGAAGTCTCTATTAAAGATATTGATAAGTTATCTATTAAAGAAGCAATAGAGAAAATTACTGGAATTAAAATACGATTTAAAGGTGGAACTTTTATTGGTGCAAGAATGGGGCGTCCTGAAAAAGCTAAAAGAAGAGAAATGAAACCTTTAGTGCACTGTCTATTTCCTATAGGGTTATTTGGAGGTACCCAAAGAAACTTAGTTGAAGCTGTAGAAAAAAATAAAATTATTTCAGTTGAGCTTGTTAACAGAAAATGTCCTTTATGTAAGAAATCTTGTCTTAGCTTGATATGCAAAGATTGCGGTTCATTAACAGTCATAGAAAGATCTTGTCCAAACTGTAATAGAGAATTAAACTCTCAAGAGATTTGTCCATCATGTAAAAAAAGCACTGTTTCATATAAGAAAACTTTCATTAATGTTTCTGAAATTTTTAGTAATGCATGTAAACAATTAAACACATATGCTCCTAAGCTTGTTAAATGTGTTAAAGGATTATCAAACGAAATGAAAATTCCTGAACTTATAGAAAAAGGCATCTTAAGAGCTAAGTATGATTTATCTGTCTTTAAAGATGGAACTATTAGATTTGATGCTACCAATGCGGTGTTGACCCATTTTAAACCATCTGAAGTAGGAGTATCGATCGAAAAATTAAGGTCTATAGGATATTTATATGATAAGGATGGCAAACCATTAGTTAATGGAGATCAACTATGTCAATTAAATATTCAAGATATAATTATCCCAAGAAAATGTGGAGAATACTTCATTAAAGTAGCTAAATTTATTGATGAGCTACTAGAAAAAGTGTACGAGCTTCCCCCATTTTACAATATTAATTCCCTAGAAGATTTAGTTGGACATTTAGTTATAGGATTATCTCCTCACACTTCAGTAGGAGTCTTAGGAAGGATAGTAGGCTTCACTAATACTAACGTGTGCTTTGCGCATCCAATTTGGCATGCTGCTAAAAGGAGAGATTGTGATGGAGATGAAGATAGCGTAGCCTTAGTTATGGATGTTCTTCTTAATTTTTCTAAATCTTTTCTTCCTGAAAAAATAGGGGGAATGATGGATGCTCCTTTATTGTTAAACTTAGTTGTTGATCCTAAAGAGGTTGCGAGACAAGCATTTAATATAGAAACCATGGAACGTTTTCCATTAGAATTTTACGAAAATGCTTGTAACCAAATTGATTCAAAAATAGCAGTAAATTTAGTTGATATATATCTTAATAGATTAGGTAAAGAAGAAATGTATAAACAAATACCCTTTACCCATATAGTTAATGATATAAACTCGGGTAATCATGAAAGCTCATATACAAAATTTAAATCTATGCTTGAAAAACTCATTGAGCAACTAGATTTAGCAGAAAAAATTCGCGCTGTAGAAGTTAAGGAGGTAGCTAAAAAAGTTGTTTCAACTCATCTTATGAGAGATTTAGCTGGCAATTTAAAAGCTTTTTCAAATCAAAGATTTAGGTGTAAAAAATGCAATGCTAAATATAGACGTATTCCTTTATGTGGTAAATGTTTAAAATGTGGTGGAGAATTATCATTAACAGTATTTAAGGGAACAATTGAAAAATACCTTGAAATAACCAAAGAGTTAATTGAAAAATACGATATTGGCGAGTATTATCGGCAAAGATTAAACTTAATTTCCATGGAGCTTCAATCTATGTTTAAAAATTGTGAAAAACAAAAAGCTTTAAGCGAGTTTATTTAA
- a CDS encoding winged helix-turn-helix transcriptional regulator, with product MELHPKAYLINKRNVKAGLSARTKILIALEKGNKQLKEICQETGLSYATVSHHIKLLIKEQVVKPITNKKPYTYGLTEYGQQKLV from the coding sequence TTGGAGCTTCATCCTAAAGCTTATTTAATTAATAAAAGGAATGTTAAAGCGGGGTTATCTGCTAGAACCAAAATTTTAATCGCATTAGAGAAAGGCAATAAACAACTTAAAGAAATATGCCAAGAAACTGGGTTATCTTATGCAACAGTTTCACATCATATAAAACTTTTAATTAAAGAGCAGGTTGTTAAACCTATAACAAATAAAAAGCCATATACATATGGGTTAACAGAGTATGGACAGCAAAAACTAGTTTAA
- a CDS encoding nucleotide pyrophosphohydrolase — protein MGNLKEFQELMKKIYYERDLKRGPYKTALWLISEIGEFSEALIHFNRRELEEEAADILAWLCSVCNLLEINLEEAAFKKYSYKCPRCHSIPCTCKETI, from the coding sequence ATGGGAAACTTAAAAGAGTTTCAAGAGCTTATGAAGAAAATATACTATGAAAGGGATTTAAAAAGAGGCCCTTATAAAACAGCTTTATGGTTAATTTCAGAAATAGGAGAATTTTCTGAAGCTTTAATTCACTTTAATAGGAGAGAATTAGAAGAGGAAGCAGCGGATATTCTAGCTTGGCTATGCAGTGTATGCAACTTACTTGAAATAAATCTTGAAGAAGCAGCTTTTAAAAAATATAGCTATAAATGTCCTAGATGCCATTCAATTCCATGCACTTGTAAAGAAACCATCTAA
- a CDS encoding preprotein translocase subunit Sec61beta, with amino-acid sequence MPATSAGLLSFFEAETGGVKIRPEIVIFLAVGLIVISLIVYFLG; translated from the coding sequence ATGCCTGCTACAAGTGCAGGTTTACTAAGTTTTTTTGAAGCTGAAACTGGAGGAGTAAAAATTAGACCTGAAATAGTAATTTTTTTAGCTGTAGGATTAATAGTTATAAGTTTAATCGTGTACTTCTTAGGTTAA
- a CDS encoding ZPR1 zinc finger domain-containing protein yields MENKSSNEVIFRNQKCPICKENTFNVTQKEYEIEFYGPVILLTALCEKCSFTYRDVLLLTSSEPSIMKLKITNEELNATIIKSSTATILIPELKVKITPGPASEGYITTVEGILNRIEDVALSMLSSLKGLKREKCMKFLEELQKARNGEKEFTFIIKDPYGKSIIIPKKKDKVIKRRLSKKEIEKLTKVYKT; encoded by the coding sequence ATGGAGAATAAATCAAGTAATGAAGTTATATTTCGTAACCAAAAATGCCCAATTTGTAAAGAAAATACTTTTAATGTAACTCAAAAAGAGTATGAAATAGAGTTTTATGGACCGGTTATTCTTTTAACAGCTTTATGTGAAAAATGTAGCTTCACTTATAGAGATGTTCTTCTTTTAACTTCAAGTGAACCAAGCATTATGAAACTTAAAATAACAAATGAAGAATTAAACGCTACTATTATAAAGTCAAGCACAGCTACAATTTTAATTCCTGAATTAAAAGTTAAAATAACTCCTGGACCTGCATCAGAAGGGTATATTACTACAGTAGAGGGGATTTTAAATAGAATTGAAGATGTTGCTTTATCAATGCTTTCCTCTCTTAAAGGTTTAAAAAGAGAGAAATGTATGAAGTTTCTTGAGGAGCTTCAAAAAGCAAGAAATGGAGAGAAAGAATTCACTTTTATTATTAAAGATCCATATGGTAAAAGTATAATAATACCTAAGAAAAAGGATAAAGTTATTAAAAGAAGGTTAAGTAAAAAGGAAATCGAAAAGTTAACGAAAGTGTATAAAACTTGA
- a CDS encoding Lrp/AsnC family transcriptional regulator — protein MKLDNKDIEILNALQKNCKLPVKTIAFKLNLPITTVYAKIKKMEELKLIKSYKAILDYGKIGKNTLAFILISVAYRPLSEETLISQREIANEISKFPEVQEVHIISGDWDLLVKARAENVDAIGKFVIDKLRTVKGIQKTLTCMVFDTVKEDPSLTLESIK, from the coding sequence ATAAAACTTGATAACAAAGATATAGAAATCTTAAATGCTTTACAAAAAAATTGTAAACTACCAGTTAAAACTATTGCTTTTAAACTTAACCTTCCAATTACTACTGTTTACGCTAAAATAAAAAAGATGGAAGAACTTAAACTTATTAAAAGTTACAAAGCAATTCTAGATTATGGAAAAATAGGTAAAAACACTCTTGCATTTATATTAATTTCTGTAGCTTATAGACCTTTAAGTGAGGAAACCTTAATTTCTCAAAGAGAAATAGCTAATGAAATATCAAAATTCCCTGAGGTTCAAGAAGTTCATATAATTTCAGGAGATTGGGATCTTTTAGTTAAAGCTAGAGCTGAAAATGTTGATGCTATCGGAAAATTCGTTATAGATAAACTTAGAACAGTTAAGGGGATTCAGAAAACACTTACATGCATGGTTTTTGATACTGTGAAAGAAGATCCGAGTTTAACTTTAGAATCAATAAAGTAA
- a CDS encoding 50S ribosomal protein L37e has product MKGTPSFGKRGRLKTHIRCRRCGRHSYHIRKKRCAACGFGERKKIRKYSWQNKKVNKVRIV; this is encoded by the coding sequence ATGAAGGGAACCCCATCTTTTGGTAAAAGAGGACGTTTGAAGACCCATATACGCTGTAGAAGATGTGGAAGACATTCATACCATATTAGAAAAAAGAGATGCGCAGCATGCGGTTTTGGAGAAAGAAAAAAGATTAGAAAGTATTCTTGGCAAAATAAAAAAGTTAATAAAGTTAGAATTGTTTAA
- a CDS encoding RNA-binding protein, with amino-acid sequence MSEIALNIFKENIGKVVLVELKGGRSVRGKLYSFDQHMNLVLEDAEDVTGENPKKIGTVIIRGDNVILVSPPPKKPEETQMKK; translated from the coding sequence ATGTCTGAAATAGCCTTAAATATTTTTAAAGAAAATATTGGAAAAGTGGTTTTAGTTGAGCTTAAAGGTGGAAGAAGCGTAAGAGGAAAACTTTACAGTTTTGATCAACATATGAATCTTGTTTTAGAAGATGCTGAAGATGTAACTGGAGAGAACCCGAAAAAAATAGGCACAGTAATAATTCGAGGAGATAACGTAATTTTGGTTTCTCCACCACCAAAAAAGCCTGAAGAAACTCAAATGAAAAAATAA
- a CDS encoding DUF1947 domain-containing protein, giving the protein MVNKSFLKSKESKFLLKNIVNKYCLPENFFKGKVKVEVLKIKENKQVFFIKDKPLIFSVNNELYPTLIFSEVLMQLPKVIVDMGAIPHICNGSDIMIPGVKKIERTFKKLSLVLIVDEKYGKAIAIGLALIDSEEIKKNERGKCIKNLHYVGDEIWRFIS; this is encoded by the coding sequence ATGGTCAATAAAAGTTTTTTAAAAAGTAAAGAATCTAAGTTTCTGCTGAAAAATATAGTAAACAAGTACTGCTTACCTGAGAACTTTTTTAAAGGGAAAGTTAAAGTTGAAGTTTTAAAAATTAAAGAGAATAAGCAAGTATTTTTTATTAAGGATAAACCTTTAATATTTAGTGTGAACAATGAATTATACCCAACTTTAATTTTTTCTGAAGTTTTAATGCAATTACCCAAAGTTATTGTAGATATGGGGGCTATTCCTCATATTTGTAATGGATCTGATATAATGATTCCTGGTGTGAAAAAAATTGAAAGAACATTTAAAAAGCTCTCTCTTGTATTAATAGTGGATGAAAAATATGGAAAGGCTATCGCTATTGGATTAGCTTTAATTGACTCTGAAGAAATTAAGAAAAATGAAAGAGGAAAATGTATTAAAAATCTTCATTATGTTGGAGATGAAATTTGGAGGTTTATTTCTTAA
- the sepF gene encoding cell division protein SepF, with protein sequence MKTTLYIKAVALRSLSDVEKIKKEVKNGNILIVKITPLAKKSVEAVKEAVIQLKEYINKEGGDIARLGEERIILTPPKVKIWREKT encoded by the coding sequence ATGAAGACCACACTCTATATTAAAGCTGTTGCTTTAAGAAGTTTATCAGATGTGGAAAAAATAAAAAAGGAAGTAAAAAATGGTAATATTTTAATTGTAAAAATAACACCTTTAGCAAAAAAAAGTGTAGAAGCAGTTAAAGAAGCGGTAATTCAACTTAAAGAGTATATAAATAAAGAAGGGGGAGATATAGCTAGACTTGGTGAAGAAAGGATTATTTTAACACCTCCAAAAGTGAAAATATGGCGGGAGAAAACTTGA
- a CDS encoding beta-CASP ribonuclease aCPSF1, which translates to MRNQNSNGYAKVRECILECLPKEAEVTRIEFEGSKLAVYVKNAAMLLEQNYIISDIVARLHKRVIIRSDPSIRVPKEKAEKIIENLIPKEAEVTSIIFDSSIGEVIIEAKKPGLVIGKEGAVLQEIIKNTAWRPKVVRAPLLNSKIITSTRHIIYSENEERARILRNIGERIFRPTLTKQGSVRLTFLGGFKEVGRSAILVETEETCILLDCGIKPSNQESIPYPRFDVEQFNLDKLDAVVITHAHVDHCAMVPFLFKYGYDGPVYCSEPTASLMPLLQLDYLDVASKEGVYAPYDQKDVKEEILHIIPLKYGVVNDIAPEVKLTLYDAGHILGSSIVHIHIGEGFHNIVYTGDFKFGKTTLLEAATSNFPRVETLIIESTYGAPEDIMPDRSDVETNLITVLNEVLKNGGKVLIPVPAVGRAQEIMIVLDNYMRNKKLIEVPIYIEGMISEATAIHTVYPEYLARSIRDQILHKNINPFQSEYFTIVNHPSEREEIVKGGPSIIMATSGMLEGGPAIDYFRYLAPEEKNAIIFVSYQIEGTLGNRIKSGLKEVSLMGVGGKMELIKVKARVEFIEGFSGHSDRNQLLSFLTKIKPKPTKIIVGHGERKKCESLAATINKKFGKAIAPEVLETVRLR; encoded by the coding sequence TTGCGCAATCAAAATAGTAATGGATATGCTAAAGTTAGAGAGTGTATTTTAGAGTGTTTACCGAAGGAAGCTGAAGTAACAAGAATAGAGTTTGAAGGTTCAAAACTTGCAGTTTACGTTAAAAATGCAGCTATGCTTCTTGAGCAAAACTACATAATATCCGATATAGTTGCACGTCTTCATAAAAGAGTTATAATTAGATCGGACCCTTCTATAAGAGTACCTAAAGAAAAAGCTGAAAAAATTATAGAAAATTTAATTCCTAAAGAAGCTGAAGTAACATCTATAATTTTTGATTCAAGTATAGGAGAAGTTATAATTGAGGCTAAGAAACCTGGTTTAGTAATAGGAAAAGAAGGAGCTGTTCTTCAAGAAATTATAAAAAATACTGCTTGGAGACCTAAAGTTGTTAGAGCTCCATTATTGAACTCTAAAATCATAACTTCAACAAGGCATATAATATATTCTGAAAATGAGGAAAGAGCTAGAATTCTAAGAAATATAGGTGAAAGAATTTTTAGACCAACTTTAACAAAGCAGGGAAGTGTTAGATTAACTTTTTTGGGAGGATTTAAAGAAGTGGGTAGATCAGCAATTTTAGTTGAAACTGAAGAAACATGCATTCTTTTAGATTGTGGAATAAAACCAAGTAATCAAGAGTCTATTCCATATCCAAGATTTGATGTAGAACAATTTAATTTAGATAAATTAGATGCTGTTGTAATTACGCATGCTCATGTAGATCATTGCGCTATGGTTCCCTTCCTTTTTAAATATGGTTATGATGGCCCAGTTTATTGTTCAGAACCAACAGCTTCATTAATGCCTCTTTTACAATTAGATTATCTAGATGTGGCAAGTAAAGAAGGCGTATATGCACCTTATGATCAAAAAGATGTTAAAGAAGAAATTCTTCACATAATTCCATTAAAATATGGTGTAGTAAATGATATAGCTCCAGAAGTAAAATTAACTTTATATGATGCTGGCCATATCTTAGGTTCTTCAATAGTTCATATTCATATAGGTGAAGGATTTCATAACATAGTTTATACTGGAGACTTTAAGTTTGGTAAAACAACTCTTTTAGAAGCAGCTACATCAAATTTTCCACGAGTTGAAACTTTAATAATTGAAAGTACATATGGTGCCCCTGAAGATATTATGCCTGATAGAAGCGACGTTGAAACAAATTTAATTACAGTATTGAATGAAGTATTGAAAAATGGAGGAAAAGTGTTAATCCCTGTTCCAGCTGTTGGAAGAGCTCAAGAAATAATGATTGTATTAGATAACTATATGAGAAATAAAAAATTAATTGAAGTTCCAATATATATAGAGGGAATGATTTCAGAAGCTACAGCTATCCACACAGTTTATCCAGAATATTTAGCTCGCTCTATTAGAGATCAAATTCTCCATAAAAATATTAATCCTTTTCAATCAGAATATTTCACTATAGTTAATCATCCAAGTGAAAGAGAAGAAATAGTTAAAGGTGGACCATCAATTATAATGGCTACTTCAGGTATGCTTGAAGGGGGACCAGCTATAGATTACTTTAGATATTTAGCACCAGAAGAAAAAAATGCTATAATATTCGTAAGTTATCAAATAGAAGGAACATTAGGAAATAGAATAAAGAGTGGTTTAAAGGAAGTTTCTTTAATGGGTGTTGGTGGAAAAATGGAATTGATTAAAGTTAAAGCTAGAGTTGAGTTTATAGAGGGTTTTTCAGGACATTCCGATAGAAACCAGCTTTTAAGTTTCTTAACTAAAATAAAGCCTAAACCAACTAAAATAATAGTTGGACATGGAGAAAGGAAAAAATGTGAAAGTTTAGCTGCAACCATAAACAAAAAGTTTGGAAAAGCTATTGCTCCTGAAGTTTTAGAAACAGTAAGATTAAGGTGA
- the psmB gene encoding archaeal proteasome endopeptidase complex subunit beta: protein MNNALIQSILKGTTTIGVVCKDGVILATDTRATMGFFIAHKKAKKVYKIDDHIAMTIAGAVADAQTVVEILKVNSKLYKYERGEPMPVNAAARLVANILFSSRYLPLMLQAIIGGVSDGKPQLFALDPLGSLTEEKCVSTGSGSPVAYGVLEAEFKEDMSVKEALPIVLKAIKAAMKRDAASGDSFDVALITLDSGYRELNEKEKEELTRN, encoded by the coding sequence ATGAATAATGCATTAATTCAAAGTATTTTAAAAGGAACAACAACTATTGGAGTAGTGTGTAAAGATGGTGTAATTTTAGCTACAGATACTAGAGCTACAATGGGTTTTTTTATAGCTCATAAAAAAGCTAAAAAAGTTTATAAAATAGATGATCATATAGCTATGACGATTGCTGGAGCTGTTGCTGATGCTCAAACAGTAGTTGAAATATTGAAGGTTAATTCAAAACTTTATAAATATGAAAGGGGAGAGCCTATGCCTGTTAATGCTGCAGCTAGACTTGTTGCAAATATACTTTTCTCTTCTCGATATCTTCCTTTAATGCTTCAAGCTATTATTGGTGGGGTTAGCGATGGTAAACCTCAACTTTTTGCCTTGGATCCTCTTGGAAGCTTAACTGAAGAAAAATGTGTTTCAACAGGTTCAGGTTCTCCAGTAGCTTATGGAGTTTTAGAGGCTGAATTTAAAGAAGATATGAGTGTTAAAGAAGCACTTCCAATAGTTTTAAAAGCTATTAAAGCAGCTATGAAGAGGGATGCTGCAAGTGGAGATAGTTTTGATGTCGCATTGATAACTTTAGACAGTGGTTATAGAGAGCTTAATGAGAAGGAAAAGGAAGAATTAACGAGGAATTAA
- a CDS encoding UPF0179 family protein encodes MSKITIIGKHQARLGYSFLFNKPLTLCLKCKYYKVCMEGLESGRIYVIKKVLKKAIDECKIHFNGGKLIEVEEAKIEANINSKEAILEAIMEFHPIECKNISCKNYSKCSPLGLRNGDKCKVVKVLDKVTCPLGFPLVFVHLQRLSFHTSQ; translated from the coding sequence ATGAGTAAAATAACAATTATTGGAAAGCATCAAGCTAGATTAGGATACAGTTTCCTCTTTAATAAACCTTTAACTTTATGCCTTAAATGCAAATATTATAAAGTTTGTATGGAAGGCTTAGAATCAGGTAGAATTTATGTTATAAAAAAAGTTCTAAAAAAAGCTATAGACGAATGCAAAATACATTTTAATGGTGGAAAACTAATTGAGGTTGAAGAAGCAAAAATTGAAGCTAACATTAATTCTAAAGAAGCTATTCTGGAAGCTATAATGGAGTTCCATCCAATAGAATGCAAAAATATTTCGTGTAAAAATTATTCTAAATGTTCTCCATTAGGATTAAGAAATGGAGATAAATGTAAAGTAGTTAAAGTGCTAGATAAAGTTACTTGTCCTTTAGGTTTCCCTCTTGTTTTTGTTCACCTTCAACGCCTTTCTTTTCATACCTCTCAATAA
- a CDS encoding peptidylprolyl isomerase → MSEQIEEVKKGDFALINYVCKVEESGEIVDTTIEEEAKKAGLYKEGTHYKPLFIIVGEGWVPKGLDESLIGLTAGKTTVIKVPPEKGYGVRDPSKIKLIPLRKFKKEGLNPTPGMHIEIDNKPALIRAVGAGRVQVDFNHPLSGRTLIYEVSIEKILKDNVEKVKALISRRIPDVSEEKFKVGFTEDSVDIELPEEAFFIDGIQLAKRAIAFDILKYFNQIKNVLFIERYEKKGVEGEQKQEGNLKDK, encoded by the coding sequence ATGAGTGAACAAATCGAAGAGGTTAAAAAAGGAGATTTTGCTTTAATAAATTATGTATGCAAAGTTGAAGAAAGTGGAGAAATAGTAGATACAACTATAGAGGAGGAAGCTAAAAAAGCAGGTCTTTATAAAGAGGGAACTCATTATAAACCTTTATTTATTATTGTAGGTGAAGGGTGGGTTCCTAAAGGTTTAGATGAAAGCCTAATAGGTTTAACTGCTGGAAAAACAACTGTAATTAAGGTTCCGCCTGAGAAAGGTTATGGAGTAAGAGACCCCTCTAAAATAAAGCTTATTCCTCTTAGAAAGTTTAAAAAAGAGGGTCTTAATCCAACACCAGGAATGCATATCGAAATCGATAATAAACCTGCTTTAATCAGAGCTGTTGGTGCTGGACGAGTTCAAGTAGATTTTAATCATCCTCTTTCTGGAAGAACTCTTATCTATGAAGTGTCTATAGAGAAAATTCTTAAAGACAATGTAGAGAAAGTTAAAGCTTTAATTAGTAGGCGCATCCCTGATGTAAGTGAAGAAAAATTTAAAGTTGGTTTTACAGAAGATTCTGTAGATATTGAGTTACCTGAAGAAGCTTTTTTCATTGATGGTATTCAACTTGCTAAAAGAGCTATTGCATTCGATATATTGAAGTATTTTAACCAAATTAAAAATGTTCTATTTATTGAGAGGTATGAAAAGAAAGGCGTTGAAGGTGAACAAAAACAAGAGGGAAACCTAAAGGACAAGTAA